GGCTGCGGAATTTTCACAATGCTGCTTCAGCGTGTATGGTCGCGACCAAGTCTTTGGAAGATGATCTGAGGGAAAGAGGGTTTCACAACCTGGTCCGCTGGTCTCGTGGGGTTGATGGCGAGCAATTTAAGCCGTGTTCCAGCAATGTGTATGATGGCTTGAAAGGCCCCATATTTCTTTATGTTGGCCGTGTGGCCGTTGAAAAAAATATTGAGACATTTCTTGAGCTTGATCTGCCAGGAACAAAAGTGGTCGTGGGTGGTGGTCCGCGGCTGCAACAGCTTCAATCTGCATACCCTGCGGTAGTTTTTAAAGGTCCCCTTACTGGATGGGCGTTGGTGGAGCATTATGCGGGGGCAAGTGTTTTTGTTTTCCCGAGCAAAACCGATACATTTGGAAACGTGATTTTGGAAGCCTTGGCCTGTGGAACTCCAGTCGCCGCATATCCCGTTATGGGTCCCAAAGATATTTTGGGAGGAAATCAGGCGGGTATTCTCTCGCAGAATCTGGAGGAGGCCGCAATCGCAGCCCTGAAGTTGGATGGTGACTATTGTCGGAAGTTTGCTCAAACGTTTTCTTGGGAAGCCAGCGCCCATCGATTTTGGAAAAATGTTACAGTAAAAGGCAAGTTGGAACATACCATTAGGGTAAACGGGAGCGTCTAGATACTTGGAATATATTGACCTTCTTTTTTGAGGATCATAGGGTATACAATTGTTTTTCGACAACCCTTTCAACTCTCAAGAGAGTCCATGTCACATTCCCTTGCTCGTACTCGCGCTCCTGGTTTCAAACAAATAAAGGCAGCGGCAAAACGCATTGAAAGCCATGCTGTAAAAACCCCGCTGCTGAGCTTTCCGGTTTTGAATGACAGGGTTGGGGGGACAGTCCTCATCAAGCCGGAAAGTCTACAAAGAACGGGCAGCTTCAAGTTTCGCGGAGCGTTTAACCGGCTTTTACAAATACCGGAGCAACAGCGTGCTAAGGGAGTTATCGCCTGCTCTTCAGGAAACCATGCGCAAGGTGTTGCAGCCGCCGCAAAACTGCTGGGCATCAATGCGAAAATTATTATGCCCTCCGACGCGCCAGCCATAAAAGTTCAGCGTACAAAGTCATTTGGTGCGCAAGTCATCCTCTATGACAGGGCAGGTGCAGACAGAGATGCCCTGTTACTCGACCTCAGGGAAGAAACGGGTGCAACACTTGTCCACCCCTATGAGGACCCCGAAGTAATCGCGGGGCAGGGGACTGTGGGACTTGAGATTGCCCAACAGGCAGAAGCAATGGGATATAAACCGGATGCTGTCATCGTGTGCACAGGCGGTGGTGGGCTTTCCAGTGGAATTGCCATTGCTTTTAAAGAGCTCTTGCCTGCCTGTGAGTTTTACACCTGTGAACCTGTCGGGTTTGATGATGTTGCCCGCTCCGTTTTGGCCCAAAAACGTGTTTCCAACGCACACCTTTCCGGTTCCATATGTGATGCAGTTCTCACGCCAACTCCGGGGGAAATTGCTTTTTCTGTCCTGCGTTCACAGGTTACCAAGGGCTTAGTTGTGAGTGATGATGAGGCTTTGGCGGCCATTGCCTTTGCCTTTAATGAACTAAAACTGGTTGTCGAGCCGGGAGGTGCAGTGGCACTGGCGGCGATTTTGGCAGGGCGCTTGGATTTGAATGGACGAACGGTAGCCCTGACTATATCGGGGGGTAATGTGGAGGGAAGTGTGATGGCACGAGCGCTCGAGAATTTCTCTTAGGTGCGATTTGCTTTTCCGCTTGCTCTCTAGGTTATCCGTGGTAAGGGGGAGCAGGTTTTACTGCTCCTTTGGGTTTTAAAAATTAACAGGAATTTTGGGTATGGCCTCAGCGGCGTCTTCCGGTTCAAGCCGATGGTTAACCGTCGGTGTTAGCCTAATCTTTGCAAGTTACTTTTTCGGCTTCGGGCTATTTCTTCCCTTTTTTCCGGTTTTTCTGGAGCAAGCGTCCTTTACACCGGTACAAATAGCGCTGTTTGTTGCCATTCCAAATATAGTAAAAGTGGTGGCAACGCCTGTAGCTACAGCTCTCTCTGACCGGGCTGGTCGGCGCAGACATTCCATGGCGATCTATGGTTTAACATGCGCGGTGGCTTTTCTTTCCCTACTGTTCTTGGAGGGGTACTGGTCAATTCTCGCGGTAGTCCTCCTTCTCTCCGTTGCTATTGCGCCGCTTCAGCCTTTATCCGATGCCTATGCATATGAGGCGGTCAAGCATCAGGGGATCAACTATGGCTTTACACGCTCTTGGGGATCTGCTGCTTTTATCGGAGCCACCACGTTTGGAGGGTGGTATCTTGGTGTTTTCTCGGCCAAGGGACTTCAGTTTTTCACGGCAATTGGCTTTATCGCTATGGCAGCGGTTGCGCTCCTAAGTCCTGGCATGCCCTCCGAAAACGGAGGAGAGAAAAAGATAAGCCCTTGGAAGACAGAGGAATTCAAGAGCTTTGGTCTCCATAGTATCCTTCTGGCAGCAGGGCTTATTTTGGGAAGTATGGCAGCTCTTTACAGTTTTGGCAGCCTTTACTGGATCGAGCACGGTGTGGCTGACGACGTTGTGGGTCTCCTGTGGTCATTTGGAGTAATCTCCGAAATTGTTGTGTTTTTGTTGGGAGCTGCTTTAGTTTCCCGTCTTGGCTCCCTGCCGCTCATTCTTATTGGTGGCCTTGCAGCTATGGTTCGATGGGTGGTGTTTCCTCAAGCTCTCGAGATTCCCCATGCGTTTGCCCTTCAGGCGCTTCACGGTGCAAGTTTTGGCATGGTCCATATTGGTCTAATGGCATTTCTTGCTGACAAAGTTCCCTCTAAAACCCTCGGAAGTGTTCAGGGCCTTGCGGGAATGTATATCGGCATCGTTTTGGGGGGCTCAGGTCTTCTGGCCGGCTGGCTTTATGAAATCAACCCAGCCTATGCATTTTATGCAATGACTGTTGTCGCCTGTGCTGGTTTGCTGGTGCTCTTTTCAATGTGGTCCAAAATTAGCCGCTTGAAATCAGCTTTCTAGCAACTTGAAGCATGATGCACCTCACTTACCCCCACAGATGCGGGGAAGGGGGATGCATCAGGCTTCCTTCAAAGTGGAAGCCATTGGCTCTGTCTTCGCTCAGTAGTAAAGGGCCATCAAGGTCCACATAATCAGCTTTCTGTGCAAGCATAAATGCAGGGGCCATAGCCAGAGAGGAGCCCAGCATACAGCCCACCATGGTAGTAAAGCCCATAGATTTTGCATCGGCCATCAGCTTGAGTGCTTCGGTAAGACCTCCGGTTTTATCCAGTTTGATGTTTACTGCAGAGTACCGGCTTTTGAGCATGGGTAAATCAGCGGATGTATGCAGGCTTTCATCGGCACAAATTGGCACCAAATGTTCTATGTTCGCCAGAATATGGTCCTCTCCAGCCGGAAGAGGCTGCTCTATAAGGCCAACTCCGGCCTCCTGACAGGCCCGCATGTTTTCATGAAGGGTTTGTTCGCACCAAGCCTCATTGGCGTCCACGATCAAGTTGCTTTTGGGGGCAGCGCTGCGAACAGCTTTTATGCGCTCGCCATCATCATCTCCGGCCAGTTTAACTTTAAGCAATGGCCGGTGGGCAGCTTTAGCCGCATCCTCGCCCATTTTCTGAGGAGAGCCAACCGAAATGGTAAAAGCAGTTACAACAGGCTTAAGGGGATCAAGACCGAGAAGCGAGGCGACGCTGGTGCCGCTTTGCTTGGCTTGAAGGTCCCACAATGCAGCGTCCAGTGCAAAGCGTGCGGCACCAGCCGGCATTAGCTCTTGCAACGACAAACGACCAAGGCCACTGGAGAGTTTGGAGGCCATATTCTGGATTGAAGCGCAAACTCCCTCAACACTTTCTCCATAGCGGGGATAGGGAATGCATTCCCCGTAGCCTCTGTAAGGGCCCTCGGAGAGGGTAACTTCTACCACATGCGCATGGGTACGGCGGCCGCGCGCTATAGCGAACCCGCCAGCTATATGAAATTCTCGTGGTTTAACGTTTAATTTCAAGGTCATGTTGGTCCAAATTCCTTGGTCAAAATATCAATAAAAGGCTCTACGCCGTAGCGCAGGGGATCTGTGATTGGCAGAGATAATTCATGGTGGAGGCTGAGCAGGTAATCCTGTGCACTCTCTTCCTCTAAATTTTCAGTATTAACAGAAATGCCAATACACTTGATCAAAGGGTTTGTAAGCTTCCCATGAAGGAGTGTTGCATCAATAATTTGCCGAACAGTGGGTACTGGGGTGGATACCCCGCGCATGGTACGCCGTGTCGGTTCATGACATACGATAAACGCATCGGGCTGGGTGCCATGGAGAAGGCCAAGGCTAACGCCTGCGAACGAGGGGTGATAAAGAGAACCTTGTCCCTCAACAATATACCAGTGATTGGAGCAGGCATCCGGTGTCAGCCACTCCGCTGCACCCGATAAAAAGTCGGATACAACTGCATCCAGCGCCAAGCCCTGTCCGGCAATAAGAATTCCCGTTTGTCCGGTTGCAACAAAGTCCGCATCATGCCCACGCTCGCGCAAGGCGGCTTCAAGAGCAAGAGCTGTGAACTTTTTTCCGGTTGAACAATCGGTCCCGACAGTCAGAAGACGTCTTCCCCTACGCTTTTCTCCCTTTCCCGTTTCAAAAGTGCGTTCACAGTGGCGTAAATTGAAGAGTTGCCGGTTATTGCGTTTGGCTGCCTCCTCAATTCTTGGAGTTTCTTCTAGTTTAACGTGTAGACCACTGGCGACATTGAGGCCTGCATCCAGAGCTTCGACCACCGTTTCAATCCAGTGATCAGGCAAAAATCCCCCTGCATTCACGCAGCCTATCACGAGGGTTTTTGCCTCTTTGCTTACTGCCTCCCTAAGAGTGATATCCGGGAACCCCGTATCAGCTTTACATCCCGTTAAGCGCAGCTGCCCCACACACCAGTGGGGGCGCCATTGCACCACTCCTTGAGCAGTTTTTATGGCGAGGTTGTCTTGGGCATCACCAAGAAAAAGAAGGAAAGGCGGTTTAATTTGCATATTCAAATCCCCAGAATTAACGGAGGGAGGAGCGGCTTCACTGGACCTTACGGTACTTGACACGTTATAGGGTAGATAACTTCGAGGGTACAAGGGGCATAGGATTCGAAAGATGGATGTTCACGTCCTGCCAGATCGACCAGATGCCACACTCATGCAGCAGGCAGAAAAAAATGTGATTGCACTATCCGGCGGTTGGGTGGTTGCATGGGGAGAAGTTTGCGAGGCTCTGGTCAACAGGTTCACAGCCTTGGACCCTGGAAAGGATCTGGTCTTAGATCTGTCCAAAGTCTCTTTGATTGATACCTCGGGAGCATGGCTGTTCAACCGGTTGGTGCATTTGGGTAAAGAGCGGGGCTGCACTGTCGAGATCTCGGGGGCAAATCCCAAATACCTTGAATTGATGAAGGCCATCAGCAAAGCGGAAGGCCAGATCTTTATCCAGCCGAAAAAGCGTCTGGGTTTCGTTGATATGCTGGAAATACTGGGGCAACGAACCCGCAGTGCTGCACTGGATTTTGTAAGCCTTATTTCTATTCTTGGGGGACTTGCAACTGTTCTTGTCGCAGTTCTTGCCAAACCAAGCCGCATCAGGCCAGTCTCCATAGCGGTGCAGTTCCAGCGCTGCTGCATTGGGGCTGTCCCGATTATCATGCTGATGAGCTTTTTGATTGGCGGCATTATAGCCCAGCAGGGTGGGTTTTACCTCAAACAGTTTGGGGCGGATATCTTTGTCGTAGACTTGAGCGGTATTCTGGTCCTACGAGAAATTGGGGTGATCTTGACCGCTATTATGGTGGCAGGCCGCTCCGGTTCGGCTTTTACAGCAGAACTAGGCTCCATGAAAATGCGAGAAGAAATCGACGCATTGCGAACCATGGGGCTAAGAGTGACAGAAGTCTTGGTTTTACCCCGTCTTTTGGCATTAATGGTTGGACTGCCCATACTGGTTTTTCTTGCAAATATTGCCGCTCTTATCGGGGCTGGGCTGGTATGCTGGTGGTATTTGGGCATCACACCAACCTCCTATATGACACAGTTGCAAATTGCCATAACTCCAGAAACTCTGATGGTCGGGTTGGTCAAAGCCCCCTTTATGGCTCTCATCATCGGCCTGATTGCGTGCATAGAAGGCATGAAAACTGATGGCTCCTCGGAATCGCTGGGCATCCACACCACCTTGTCCGTGGTAAAGGCAATCTTCCTCGTGATTGTGGTCGATGGGGCGTTTGCGATCTTCTTCGCTTCCGTGGGAGTGTGAGGATGAACAAAGTACCACAGGACATTATCCTGCAGGCTAAAGATGTTACCGTCGGGTTTGGAAATAAAATTGTTCTCGATAAATTAAATCTTCAAGTCTTTCGAGGTGAAATTCTTGGGTTTGTTGGAGGTTCGGGGCAGGGAAAGTCTGTCTTGATGCGCACCATCCTTGGCTTGAACCAGAAGCAAGGGGGAACAATTGAGGTATTTGGCGAAGACCTTGGAAAAATCAGCGATCGGCAACGAGCGCTGATTGAGCGTCGTTGGGGTGTGTTGTTCCAGCAAGGCGCGTTGTTTTCATCGCTTACAGTCAAACAGAATATACAGGTTCCCATGCGTGAACATTTGCATCTTTCGCAAGGTTTTATGGATGAACTTGCCCTTTTAAAAATCGAAATGGTTGGCTTGCCGAGAGATTCTGCGGACAAATATCCCTCGGAACTGTCAGGCGGCATGATTAAAAGAGCGTCCCTTGCCAGAGCTTTGTCCCTAGACCCGGAAATTGTATTTCTGGACGAACCAACATCAGGTCTTGATCCGATAGGGGCGGCGGAGTTTGACGCTTTAATCGCCCAGCTCAAGGAAACGTTGGGGCTCACGGTCTATATGGTGACCCATGATCTGGATAGCTTGCATACCGTGTGTGACAGGATTGCTGTTCTTGCAGAAAAGCGGGTTCTGGTGGCCGGTACGATTGATGATATGTTGCGCTGTGAACACCCTTGGGTACAGGCGTACTTTAAAGGCACGCGGGCACTACGGCGGGCGTGAGGAGAAAAGAGCATGGAAACCCGTGCAAATAATATTGCTATTGGGGCATTCGTTCTTGCAGTTGTTGCCGTGGCGTTTGTTTTTGTATTCTGGCTTTTAACCGGTACGGAACGGACCAGCCGCAAAGACATTACGATTGTTTTTCCAGGAGCTGTCACCGGTCTGCCAAAAGGTGGGCAAGTCCTGTTCAATGGGATCAAAGTTGGAGAGGTTTCCGATTTAACCTTTGACCCCCAAAATCCGAAGCTGGTTGTTGCGACTGTTCGGGTTGATGCCCATACGCCCCTGAGACGAGATACCAAAGCTTCCCTCGGATTTACTGGGCTGACTGGCGTCGCCTATGTGGATTTGCATGGTGGATCGGCAAATTCTCCTCCCTTATTTACGGCGGGCTCAAAAAGCAGACCGGTTATTTATGCCAGCCGCTCCCAGTTTGAGGATCTGCTTGAGGGCGCCAAGGAGATTTTACAAAAAACAGATACGACTTTGACGGCCATCGAGAAGGTTGTAACAGCTTCAGCGCCAAAAATTGAAGAAACCATTAGCAACGTAGAGAAGTTCTCAGAGGCTCTTGCCAATAACTCTGAAGGGCTGTCACAATTTATGTCGGGAATTTCTCAAACGGCAAAAGCGATCACGGGGCTTTCTGGCCGTATTGGGGCTCTGGTTCAGCGTGGCGAACAACTGCTTGCACAGGTGCCAGCCAATAAGTTGGGCCAGATCGTGGACAATGTTGATACGCTCACCGCTGAGCTTGCAAAGGCAGCAGAAGAGGCACCGCAAATTGTTGCAGCGGCTCAAGAAACCGCAGATAATTTAATTACCTTTTCGAAGGGGTTAAACTCCAGCTTGAGTGAAGTAGACCGTGTCGTCGGTGCATTGAACCCCGAAGATATAAGTAAGACCGTCAAAGGGGCGGCAGACGTTGCGGGTGTATTGAGCGAGCGCAAGCAGGATATAAGCCAGATGCTGGCCTCCGCTGCCAATGTTACCAAGAATGCGGATACAATCTCGCAAGAGCTGGTGAATAATAAAGAGGCGATCAACACAATTGTAGGAAATGTGCTCAGTGCGTCTGAAGGCATAAAAACGGGTACGGATAACCTCAATAAAGTTATTGCGTCAGTTGACCCTGCCAAAGTCTCCACAATCGTGACAAATGTAGACGACCTGTCTCAAACCTTCGCCGATAAGGGGCAGGCAATTTCAGATGGGATTGATGCAGCGGCTTCTGCTGCCAAAAATATCAACAGTGTTTCGCAAACAGTGGCGAGCAGAAATCAGGATATTGATTTATTCATCTCAAATGCCACACAAATCAGCACAAGTTTGAATGCCGCATCCGCCGACCTTCAGGTGACCATGCAAGATGCCTCGGACTTTTTAGATAGCGCCGAACAGCTGATAAATGCGATAGACCCCCAGAAGGTTGCCAATGTGGTAGGTGCAGCGGAAAAAGTTGCTACCACAATCGCCGGTAAGGCGCCAGAAATAGGCAAAGGGCTGGATGATGCAGCAAAAGCTGCAGGGAACTTCAATCAGATGAGTGCAAATCTGAATGCTCAGACCGCGAATGTGGATGAAATTATTACGCAAGGCAAAGCCATTGCCAAGAATTTGAATGCAGCTTCTGTTCGCGTCAACGGTATTTTGGATAAAGTGGATTCCTTTACAGAAGGGGAGAGCGGTCAGGGGTTGATTAGTGAGGCAACCGCGGCGGCCAAGGCTATCCGCATTACAGCAGACGCCTTTGCAAAACGTGCAGAGCCCATGTCGGAGAACCTGTTGAAGTTCAGCCAACAAGGCAGTTCGGATTTCACTGCGGCCATGCAGCAACTTAGTCGAACTCTTGTTGAAATCCAACGAGCTGTTGCAAACTTCGACAGGAGCCCAAACCGGGTTATCTTCGGCGGATCTGACACACCTGTCTTTAATGGTGCACAGAGGCGCTGATTCTCTTTGATTTTTCTTTAAAAGGCTCCTACTGAGTAAAGGGGCCAATCTCAAATTGAGTCATGTGGACGGTGCACTTGCTGCAAAAATTAAAAATACACGGTGCTTTAGTGCTACTTGCACTGGGAGTGGGGTCTTGCGGTGCCTCCGCCCCAACTGCGTTCTATGACCTTTCAGCTCCGTCCTCTTTAGCTGTGTCTAGCCCTGCGAAAAATGTGCAGCTGCTGGTTCCCCAACCCAAAGCGATACAGGCCCTTGCGGGAAGCTCCATTGCCGTTGCTGAATTAGGTAGGATATATTCCTATTATCCAAAGGTGTCGTGGACGGATACGCTACCCAATGTGTTTCAGGCCAAACTCATTGAGACACTGGAAAATAGCGGGAAGTTTCGAGCTGTTTCCCAGCCCGGTCAGGGGCTTTTGATAGATTATCAACTACAGACCACCATCCGTGCTTTCGAGCTTTACATAGATGGTCAGACACGTGCACATATTGAAATCGCTGCCCGCCTGGTGGACGACAGGGATGGAAGATCCGTTAAGAGCCATTTGTTCACTAGTGATATTCCCACAAAAAACACCAATGTAGATGAAGCTGTTGATGCCATGACAGTGGCAGCCGATGCGGTTATGCGGGAAATCACGGCTTGGGTTCTACAGACCCTATAGGGACTACCAGAGTTTTTTCTTTTACTGCGGTGAGTTGTCAATTTGGCTGCTTGGCCTATCTAATAGGTTAGACGGTTCACATCCCCGCTGGCTGGAAAAAGGTCGCTCACATGCAAGACAAATGTAAAAATGGTGGTGAGTTACCGCTATCCCTCGATGCCATATGGGGCGAGTATCACGCTCGCCTTGCAGCGTTTTTGCATACTA
This genomic window from Pseudovibrio sp. M1P-2-3 contains:
- the dgcN gene encoding N-acetyltransferase DgcN, whose product is MQIKPPFLLFLGDAQDNLAIKTAQGVVQWRPHWCVGQLRLTGCKADTGFPDITLREAVSKEAKTLVIGCVNAGGFLPDHWIETVVEALDAGLNVASGLHVKLEETPRIEEAAKRNNRQLFNLRHCERTFETGKGEKRRGRRLLTVGTDCSTGKKFTALALEAALRERGHDADFVATGQTGILIAGQGLALDAVVSDFLSGAAEWLTPDACSNHWYIVEGQGSLYHPSFAGVSLGLLHGTQPDAFIVCHEPTRRTMRGVSTPVPTVRQIIDATLLHGKLTNPLIKCIGISVNTENLEEESAQDYLLSLHHELSLPITDPLRYGVEPFIDILTKEFGPT
- a CDS encoding glycosyltransferase family 4 protein, which codes for MSSVLIVTDAWKPQVNGVVHSLERLGLELRKMGKRTEFLTPQNFTHLPMPSYPEIRLSLAAPASVRRSVENFNCDYLHIATEGPLGWFARQAALKMELSFTTSYHTRFPEYVRARAPVPLQWSYAWLRNFHNAASACMVATKSLEDDLRERGFHNLVRWSRGVDGEQFKPCSSNVYDGLKGPIFLYVGRVAVEKNIETFLELDLPGTKVVVGGGPRLQQLQSAYPAVVFKGPLTGWALVEHYAGASVFVFPSKTDTFGNVILEALACGTPVAAYPVMGPKDILGGNQAGILSQNLEEAAIAALKLDGDYCRKFAQTFSWEASAHRFWKNVTVKGKLEHTIRVNGSV
- a CDS encoding ABC transporter permease — encoded protein: MDVHVLPDRPDATLMQQAEKNVIALSGGWVVAWGEVCEALVNRFTALDPGKDLVLDLSKVSLIDTSGAWLFNRLVHLGKERGCTVEISGANPKYLELMKAISKAEGQIFIQPKKRLGFVDMLEILGQRTRSAALDFVSLISILGGLATVLVAVLAKPSRIRPVSIAVQFQRCCIGAVPIIMLMSFLIGGIIAQQGGFYLKQFGADIFVVDLSGILVLREIGVILTAIMVAGRSGSAFTAELGSMKMREEIDALRTMGLRVTEVLVLPRLLALMVGLPILVFLANIAALIGAGLVCWWYLGITPTSYMTQLQIAITPETLMVGLVKAPFMALIIGLIACIEGMKTDGSSESLGIHTTLSVVKAIFLVIVVDGAFAIFFASVGV
- a CDS encoding threonine ammonia-lyase; this encodes MSHSLARTRAPGFKQIKAAAKRIESHAVKTPLLSFPVLNDRVGGTVLIKPESLQRTGSFKFRGAFNRLLQIPEQQRAKGVIACSSGNHAQGVAAAAKLLGINAKIIMPSDAPAIKVQRTKSFGAQVILYDRAGADRDALLLDLREETGATLVHPYEDPEVIAGQGTVGLEIAQQAEAMGYKPDAVIVCTGGGGLSSGIAIAFKELLPACEFYTCEPVGFDDVARSVLAQKRVSNAHLSGSICDAVLTPTPGEIAFSVLRSQVTKGLVVSDDEALAAIAFAFNELKLVVEPGGAVALAAILAGRLDLNGRTVALTISGGNVEGSVMARALENFS
- a CDS encoding ABC transporter ATP-binding protein, giving the protein MNKVPQDIILQAKDVTVGFGNKIVLDKLNLQVFRGEILGFVGGSGQGKSVLMRTILGLNQKQGGTIEVFGEDLGKISDRQRALIERRWGVLFQQGALFSSLTVKQNIQVPMREHLHLSQGFMDELALLKIEMVGLPRDSADKYPSELSGGMIKRASLARALSLDPEIVFLDEPTSGLDPIGAAEFDALIAQLKETLGLTVYMVTHDLDSLHTVCDRIAVLAEKRVLVAGTIDDMLRCEHPWVQAYFKGTRALRRA
- a CDS encoding ABC-type transport auxiliary lipoprotein family protein, producing the protein MLQKLKIHGALVLLALGVGSCGASAPTAFYDLSAPSSLAVSSPAKNVQLLVPQPKAIQALAGSSIAVAELGRIYSYYPKVSWTDTLPNVFQAKLIETLENSGKFRAVSQPGQGLLIDYQLQTTIRAFELYIDGQTRAHIEIAARLVDDRDGRSVKSHLFTSDIPTKNTNVDEAVDAMTVAADAVMREITAWVLQTL
- a CDS encoding MFS transporter; the encoded protein is MASAASSGSSRWLTVGVSLIFASYFFGFGLFLPFFPVFLEQASFTPVQIALFVAIPNIVKVVATPVATALSDRAGRRRHSMAIYGLTCAVAFLSLLFLEGYWSILAVVLLLSVAIAPLQPLSDAYAYEAVKHQGINYGFTRSWGSAAFIGATTFGGWYLGVFSAKGLQFFTAIGFIAMAAVALLSPGMPSENGGEKKISPWKTEEFKSFGLHSILLAAGLILGSMAALYSFGSLYWIEHGVADDVVGLLWSFGVISEIVVFLLGAALVSRLGSLPLILIGGLAAMVRWVVFPQALEIPHAFALQALHGASFGMVHIGLMAFLADKVPSKTLGSVQGLAGMYIGIVLGGSGLLAGWLYEINPAYAFYAMTVVACAGLLVLFSMWSKISRLKSAF
- a CDS encoding MlaD family protein; translation: METRANNIAIGAFVLAVVAVAFVFVFWLLTGTERTSRKDITIVFPGAVTGLPKGGQVLFNGIKVGEVSDLTFDPQNPKLVVATVRVDAHTPLRRDTKASLGFTGLTGVAYVDLHGGSANSPPLFTAGSKSRPVIYASRSQFEDLLEGAKEILQKTDTTLTAIEKVVTASAPKIEETISNVEKFSEALANNSEGLSQFMSGISQTAKAITGLSGRIGALVQRGEQLLAQVPANKLGQIVDNVDTLTAELAKAAEEAPQIVAAAQETADNLITFSKGLNSSLSEVDRVVGALNPEDISKTVKGAADVAGVLSERKQDISQMLASAANVTKNADTISQELVNNKEAINTIVGNVLSASEGIKTGTDNLNKVIASVDPAKVSTIVTNVDDLSQTFADKGQAISDGIDAAASAAKNINSVSQTVASRNQDIDLFISNATQISTSLNAASADLQVTMQDASDFLDSAEQLINAIDPQKVANVVGAAEKVATTIAGKAPEIGKGLDDAAKAAGNFNQMSANLNAQTANVDEIITQGKAIAKNLNAASVRVNGILDKVDSFTEGESGQGLISEATAAAKAIRITADAFAKRAEPMSENLLKFSQQGSSDFTAAMQQLSRTLVEIQRAVANFDRSPNRVIFGGSDTPVFNGAQRR
- the dgcA gene encoding N-acetyl-D-Glu racemase DgcA — its product is MTLKLNVKPREFHIAGGFAIARGRRTHAHVVEVTLSEGPYRGYGECIPYPRYGESVEGVCASIQNMASKLSSGLGRLSLQELMPAGAARFALDAALWDLQAKQSGTSVASLLGLDPLKPVVTAFTISVGSPQKMGEDAAKAAHRPLLKVKLAGDDDGERIKAVRSAAPKSNLIVDANEAWCEQTLHENMRACQEAGVGLIEQPLPAGEDHILANIEHLVPICADESLHTSADLPMLKSRYSAVNIKLDKTGGLTEALKLMADAKSMGFTTMVGCMLGSSLAMAPAFMLAQKADYVDLDGPLLLSEDRANGFHFEGSLMHPPSPHLWG